The following coding sequences are from one Streptomyces venezuelae window:
- a CDS encoding FUSC family protein, with the protein MTWLRALKETARAGLTVERKRLEPLVALRGAAGLAVVIGLSLTLFGPAVAASSAFGAFQAAIATFQRSWRPRPELALASGTSLAVSTFLGYLTGSHLLLFLALLCLWTFLAGMSWAAGPTVGIIASSNVAIMLVTVTIPTSVAAAAGHAAMMIVGGCVQAALVILFPVRRWGAHRDALADALAAEADYARRLRHDPVAPFDPEPLMAARDAATITARQARTRPAELHGARGVAERIRPVLASLADPAVGVPVEGKERDRVRELLAAAGAVLDAAARAIRHGEPVKIPPEAEAALRTPDTGAILTGPAYRAATRLGALLKDVLETAGTSNTPTPPSPPPPAPAGPAPAEPAPAGPAPAGPASAGPAPAEPAPAEPASAGPAPAEPAPAEPAPAGPAAAESAPAGPAPAGPAAAESAPAEPAVVDPPPTGRAPADPPPTPPPPAESAPPKAAPATAPGADPDTAHRAAPTTAPGAAPGTGPAAAPDTAPGTAPTPAPAVPHAPLLRPTLFALVPAAIRAVRGELRHESPITRHAIRVTAVAAAGYLLGHLLPLGHGYWAPMASVMVMRPDFSQTYSRAVARFGGTLVGVALATGLVQLAHPGTGLSAALAVLCAGMMYLLMRTGQVAAQACVAAYVVFLLGMGGQQWTQTVPERVVLTLLGGVLAMIAYALYPAWETPRLRTRLADWLIADGRYAAAVVDRYAHPAGKACPDVREALLAARDARVAWQEAVDRAKNEPVRHRGLSRAAAADAEETLAQLGRVAMLMEAHLPERGDTPVPAAARLAEALRKSTEQGAKALRERRVPKWEAVRAALDEWDGEGVPDRVVRRGAGLLLETLDELSDALDTSPPPMLVDGTSTKRPDDDGPRNPEGPAAR; encoded by the coding sequence GTGACCTGGCTCCGCGCGCTGAAAGAGACAGCTCGCGCGGGCCTGACCGTCGAGCGCAAACGTCTGGAACCCCTCGTCGCCCTGCGCGGCGCCGCCGGCCTCGCCGTCGTCATCGGCCTCAGCCTCACGCTGTTCGGGCCCGCGGTGGCGGCGAGCTCCGCGTTCGGCGCGTTCCAGGCGGCCATCGCCACGTTCCAGCGCAGCTGGCGGCCGCGGCCCGAACTGGCGCTCGCCTCCGGCACGAGCCTCGCCGTCTCGACCTTCCTCGGCTACCTCACCGGTTCCCATCTGCTCCTCTTCCTCGCCCTGCTCTGCCTGTGGACGTTCCTGGCGGGCATGAGCTGGGCGGCGGGACCCACGGTCGGCATCATCGCGTCGTCCAACGTCGCGATCATGCTGGTGACGGTCACGATCCCGACGTCCGTCGCCGCGGCGGCGGGCCACGCGGCGATGATGATCGTGGGCGGCTGCGTGCAGGCGGCGCTGGTGATCCTCTTTCCGGTACGCCGATGGGGCGCCCACCGGGACGCGCTGGCGGACGCGCTGGCGGCCGAGGCGGACTACGCGCGCCGGCTCCGCCACGATCCCGTGGCCCCGTTCGACCCCGAACCCCTCATGGCGGCGCGCGACGCGGCGACGATCACCGCACGTCAGGCCCGCACGCGCCCCGCCGAGCTGCACGGGGCGCGGGGCGTCGCCGAACGCATCCGCCCGGTGCTCGCCTCCCTGGCGGACCCGGCGGTGGGCGTCCCCGTGGAGGGCAAGGAGCGGGACCGGGTCAGGGAACTCCTGGCGGCGGCGGGCGCGGTCCTGGACGCGGCGGCGCGGGCGATCCGGCACGGCGAGCCGGTCAAGATCCCCCCGGAGGCGGAGGCCGCGCTCCGGACCCCGGACACGGGGGCGATCCTCACGGGCCCGGCGTACCGCGCGGCAACCCGCCTGGGCGCGCTCCTGAAGGACGTCCTGGAAACAGCGGGCACCTCCAACACCCCAACGCCCCCTTCACCCCCGCCCCCTGCGCCTGCGGGGCCTGCGCCTGCGGAGCCCGCTCCTGCTGGGCCTGCGCCTGCGGGGCCTGCGTCTGCGGGGCCTGCTCCTGCGGAGCCCGCTCCTGCGGAGCCTGCGTCTGCGGGGCCTGCTCCTGCGGAGCCCGCTCCTGCGGAGCCCGCTCCTGCCGGGCCTGCTGCCGCGGAGTCTGCTCCTGCGGGGCCTGCTCCTGCCGGGCCTGCTGCCGCGGAGTCTGCTCCTGCGGAGCCCGCTGTCGTGGATCCCCCTCCCACCGGCCGCGCCCCCGCAGACCCCCCTCCCACCCCTCCTCCCCCCGCAGAGTCCGCACCTCCGAAGGCGGCCCCCGCCACGGCCCCCGGGGCCGACCCCGACACAGCCCACAGGGCCGCCCCCACCACGGCCCCCGGGGCCGCCCCCGGCACAGGCCCTGCCGCGGCCCCCGACACAGCCCCCGGCACCGCCCCCACCCCAGCCCCCGCCGTGCCCCACGCCCCCCTCCTCCGCCCCACCCTCTTCGCGCTGGTCCCTGCCGCGATCCGGGCCGTGCGGGGGGAGTTGCGGCACGAGTCGCCGATCACTCGGCATGCCATCCGCGTGACCGCCGTGGCCGCCGCCGGGTATCTGCTCGGGCACTTGCTGCCCCTCGGGCACGGCTACTGGGCCCCCATGGCCTCCGTCATGGTGATGCGGCCCGACTTCTCCCAGACGTACTCCCGCGCGGTCGCCCGTTTCGGCGGCACCCTCGTCGGCGTCGCCCTCGCCACGGGCCTCGTCCAGCTCGCCCACCCCGGCACCGGCCTCTCCGCCGCGCTCGCCGTGCTCTGCGCCGGGATGATGTACCTGCTGATGCGCACCGGACAGGTCGCGGCCCAGGCCTGCGTGGCCGCGTACGTCGTCTTCCTGCTCGGCATGGGCGGCCAGCAGTGGACGCAGACCGTCCCGGAGCGCGTCGTCCTCACCCTGCTCGGCGGCGTCCTCGCGATGATCGCGTACGCCCTCTACCCCGCCTGGGAGACCCCCCGCCTCCGCACCCGCCTCGCCGACTGGCTGATCGCCGACGGCCGTTACGCGGCCGCCGTCGTCGACCGCTACGCCCACCCCGCCGGCAAGGCCTGTCCCGACGTCCGCGAGGCTCTGCTCGCCGCCCGCGACGCCCGCGTCGCCTGGCAGGAAGCCGTCGACCGGGCCAAGAACGAGCCGGTGCGCCACCGCGGCCTCTCCCGCGCCGCGGCCGCCGACGCGGAGGAGACCCTCGCCCAACTGGGCCGCGTCGCCATGCTGATGGAGGCGCACCTGCCGGAGCGCGGCGACACCCCCGTCCCCGCGGCGGCCCGCCTCGCCGAGGCGCTGCGCAAGTCGACCGAGCAGGGCGCCAAGGCGTTGCGCGAACGCCGGGTGCCCAAATGGGAGGCGGTCCGCGCCGCACTGGACGAGTGGGACGGCGAGGGCGTCCCCGACCGCGTGGTCCGCAGAGGCGCGGGGCTGCTCCTGGAGACCCTCGACGAACTGTCCGACGCCCTGGACACCTCGCCTCCGCCGATGCTGGTCGACGGTACGTCGACGAAGCGCCCGGACGACGACGGGCCGCGGAACCCGGAGGGTCCCGCGGCCCGTTGA
- the rpsN gene encoding 30S ribosomal protein S14 — protein sequence MAKKSKIAKNEQRRVIVARYAARRAELKELIRRPGTSPEQRLAARRELARQPRDASATRVRNRDSVDGRPRGYVGAFGLSRVNLREQAHAGFLPGVRKSSW from the coding sequence ATGGCCAAGAAGAGCAAGATCGCGAAGAACGAGCAGCGGCGCGTGATCGTCGCGCGGTACGCGGCGAGGCGTGCGGAGCTCAAGGAACTCATCCGCAGGCCGGGCACGTCTCCGGAGCAACGGCTCGCTGCACGAAGGGAGTTGGCGCGGCAGCCGCGGGACGCGAGCGCGACGCGGGTACGGAACCGGGACAGCGTCGACGGGCGCCCGCGCGGATACGTCGGGGCGTTCGGGCTGTCGAGGGTCAACCTGCGTGAGCAAGCGCACGCCGGATTTCTCCCCGGCGTGCGCAAGTCGTCCTGGTAG
- the rpmB gene encoding 50S ribosomal protein L28 translates to MSAHCQLTGAEPRFGNNISHSHRRTSRRFDPNVQRKRYWLPSESRYVRLRLSTKGIRTVDRIGIEAAVARIRARGVRI, encoded by the coding sequence TTGTCCGCCCACTGCCAGCTGACCGGAGCGGAACCCCGCTTCGGCAACAACATCTCCCACTCGCATCGGCGTACGTCCCGCCGCTTCGACCCCAACGTCCAGCGCAAGCGGTACTGGCTGCCGAGCGAGAGCCGGTACGTGCGGCTGCGGCTCAGCACGAAGGGGATCAGGACCGTCGACCGCATCGGGATCGAGGCGGCCGTCGCCAGGATCCGTGCGCGCGGGGTGAGGATCTGA
- the rpmG gene encoding 50S ribosomal protein L33, translating into MARNELRPVIKLRSTAGTGYTYVTRKNRRNNPDRLTIRKYDPMARRHVDFREER; encoded by the coding sequence ATGGCCCGCAACGAACTCCGCCCCGTCATCAAGCTCCGCTCGACGGCAGGGACCGGCTATACGTACGTCACCCGTAAGAACCGGCGGAACAACCCCGACCGCCTCACCATCCGCAAGTACGACCCCATGGCCCGCCGCCACGTCGACTTCCGAGAGGAGCGCTGA
- a CDS encoding type B 50S ribosomal protein L31 produces the protein MRKDIHPPYGPVVFRDKAAGFAFLTRSTAAGSETATGGRTIEWEDGHTYPVIDVEVSSASHPFYTGTSRVMDTAGRVERFERRFGKR, from the coding sequence ATGCGCAAGGACATCCACCCCCCGTACGGCCCGGTCGTCTTCCGTGACAAGGCCGCGGGCTTCGCCTTCCTCACCCGCTCGACGGCGGCGGGGAGCGAGACCGCGACCGGCGGCAGGACGATCGAGTGGGAGGACGGCCACACCTACCCCGTGATCGACGTCGAGGTCTCGTCCGCGAGTCACCCCTTCTACACGGGCACGTCCCGTGTGATGGACACGGCGGGCCGCGTCGAGCGCTTCGAGCGCCGGTTCGGCAAGCGCTGA
- a CDS encoding CobW family GTP-binding protein produces the protein MAPTDPPPMDSSLPMDSSRRMDVVIVGGLHAVARKAAVDELLATVPDSVALHHDLSTAVHGTVVRTVRDTTGVLSTGDAPLVNDCACCALREDLMPELDRLADAGLTRLAVVELWDSVEPKAMAEVVAAHAGDALVLSGVVTAVDPALLLPCLSNGDDLMDAGLAAAPSDQRTVADTWARQLEYAPVLAVAEGDDADGAEPDDEDRALLAQLHPTARQVPVGRGELAAAALAGFDVEAAAAAQHPACALLPAEADACGVVTLVWRRERPFHPERLYDALEDLTCAAARSRGRFWLADHPDTLLGWDAAGGALCVESAGPWLASLPDAAWEMVPPVRRAAAALDWHPEHGDRCNHLVFTSPGLDRDGLEQVLESCLLTDEEYAAGRDAWRHLPPAFDTLLEV, from the coding sequence ATGGCACCCACGGACCCGCCGCCCATGGACTCGTCGCTCCCCATGGACTCGTCGCGCCGTATGGACGTCGTGATCGTCGGCGGTCTGCACGCGGTCGCCCGCAAAGCGGCCGTCGACGAGCTCCTCGCGACCGTCCCCGACAGCGTGGCCCTCCACCACGACCTGTCGACCGCCGTGCACGGCACCGTCGTCCGCACGGTCCGCGACACCACCGGCGTGCTCTCCACCGGCGACGCGCCCCTCGTCAACGACTGCGCGTGCTGCGCGCTCCGCGAGGACCTGATGCCCGAGCTGGACCGCCTCGCGGACGCGGGCCTCACCCGGCTCGCGGTCGTCGAGCTGTGGGACTCGGTCGAGCCCAAGGCGATGGCCGAGGTCGTCGCCGCGCACGCCGGGGACGCCCTCGTCCTCAGCGGCGTCGTCACGGCCGTCGACCCGGCGCTGCTCCTGCCCTGCCTGAGCAACGGCGACGACCTCATGGACGCCGGTCTCGCCGCCGCCCCGAGCGATCAGCGCACCGTCGCCGACACCTGGGCGCGCCAGCTCGAGTACGCACCCGTGCTCGCCGTGGCGGAGGGCGACGACGCCGACGGCGCCGAGCCGGACGACGAGGACCGCGCCCTCCTCGCCCAGCTCCACCCCACGGCGCGACAGGTGCCGGTCGGGCGGGGCGAGCTGGCCGCCGCCGCCCTCGCCGGGTTCGACGTCGAGGCCGCCGCGGCGGCGCAGCATCCCGCCTGCGCACTGCTGCCGGCCGAGGCGGACGCGTGCGGGGTCGTGACCCTCGTATGGCGCAGGGAGCGGCCGTTCCATCCGGAGCGGCTGTACGACGCGCTGGAGGACCTGACCTGCGCCGCCGCCCGTAGCCGGGGCCGGTTCTGGCTCGCCGACCACCCGGACACGCTGCTCGGGTGGGACGCGGCGGGCGGCGCGCTCTGCGTCGAGAGCGCCGGGCCGTGGCTGGCCTCGCTGCCGGACGCCGCGTGGGAGATGGTCCCGCCGGTGCGCCGCGCGGCCGCCGCCCTCGACTGGCATCCGGAGCACGGCGACCGCTGCAACCACCTGGTGTTCACCTCGCCGGGCCTGGATCGCGACGGACTCGAACAGGTCCTGGAGTCCTGCCTGTTGACGGACGAGGAGTACGCCGCCGGGCGCGACGCCTGGAGACACCTGCCCCCCGCCTTCGACACCCTCCTGGAGGTCTGA
- the rpsR gene encoding 30S ribosomal protein S18 has translation MSPRKPPRPQKPKPNPLDQAGITYVDYKDTELLRKFISDRGKIRSRRVTRVTAQQQRRIAAAVKNAREMALLPYGSPR, from the coding sequence TTGTCCCCGCGCAAGCCCCCGCGCCCGCAGAAGCCGAAGCCCAACCCCCTGGACCAGGCCGGGATCACGTACGTCGACTACAAGGACACGGAGCTGCTCCGCAAGTTCATCTCGGACCGGGGCAAGATCCGCAGCCGCCGGGTGACGCGTGTGACGGCCCAGCAGCAGCGGCGGATCGCCGCGGCGGTCAAGAACGCCCGCGAGATGGCGCTCCTGCCGTACGGGTCGCCTCGCTGA
- a CDS encoding DUF397 domain-containing protein: MHHAFNGMAATELHGVVWQKSRHSNSQGSCVEFAKLPGGDVAVRNSRFPGGPALVYTRAEIEAMLLGMKDGEFDHLIGG, encoded by the coding sequence GTGCACCACGCGTTTAACGGCATGGCGGCCACGGAGCTTCACGGGGTCGTCTGGCAGAAGAGCAGACACAGCAACTCGCAGGGCTCGTGCGTGGAGTTCGCGAAACTGCCGGGCGGCGACGTCGCCGTGCGCAACTCGCGGTTCCCGGGCGGCCCGGCGCTCGTCTACACGCGCGCCGAGATCGAGGCGATGCTGCTGGGGATGAAGGACGGGGAGTTCGACCACCTGATAGGCGGCTGA
- a CDS encoding ATP-binding protein: protein MGTNGSTMLEPLRQGLPPIDPSAVSDAASVALPARYEAVGSARQFTRKTLGQWDLDERFDDIALVVSELVTNALRHALPADTPRDHQEPPVRLHLMHWATRLVCAVRDPSDESPVARDTDDDFSAESGRGLFLVDSFSDSWGWHPLAGALRGKVVWALFSLG from the coding sequence ATGGGGACGAATGGATCGACCATGCTCGAGCCGTTAAGGCAGGGGCTACCTCCGATCGACCCCTCCGCCGTCTCGGACGCGGCCTCCGTCGCCCTCCCCGCCCGCTACGAAGCAGTGGGCAGCGCCCGGCAGTTCACCCGCAAGACACTGGGCCAGTGGGACCTCGACGAGCGGTTCGACGACATCGCGCTGGTGGTCTCCGAACTCGTCACCAACGCGCTGCGGCACGCGCTGCCCGCCGACACCCCGCGCGATCACCAGGAGCCGCCGGTGCGGCTGCACCTGATGCACTGGGCGACGCGGCTCGTGTGCGCGGTGCGCGACCCCAGTGACGAGAGCCCGGTCGCGCGCGACACGGACGACGACTTCTCCGCGGAGTCCGGGCGGGGCCTGTTCCTCGTGGACTCGTTCAGCGACAGCTGGGGCTGGCACCCGCTCGCCGGCGCGCTGCGCGGCAAGGTGGTCTGGGCGCTGTTCAGCCTGGGCTGA
- a CDS encoding helix-turn-helix domain-containing protein yields MTAGESSGSVVRRILLGSQLRRLRESRGITREAAGYSIRASESKISRMELGRVSFKSRDVEDLLTLYGVTDDAERGALLSLAKEANLTGWWHSYSDVLPGWFQTYIGLEGAASLIRVYEVQFVNGLLQTEAYAHAVVARGMKGASRAEIDRRVALRLERQKLLTSEHAPRFHCVLDEAALRRPYGDREVMRGQIQHLIEISERPNVTLQVMPFSFGGHAGESGAFTMLSFPESDLSDVVYVEQLTGALYLDKAEEVAQYERVVAQLQKDSPDPVGSRDLLRGLLQLT; encoded by the coding sequence GTGACCGCAGGGGAGTCGAGCGGCTCGGTGGTACGGCGCATCCTGCTGGGCTCGCAGCTGAGGCGGCTCAGGGAATCCCGCGGCATCACCCGCGAAGCGGCCGGGTACTCCATCCGTGCCTCCGAATCGAAGATCAGCCGCATGGAGTTGGGACGGGTGAGCTTCAAGTCCAGGGATGTCGAGGACCTGCTGACGCTCTACGGCGTCACCGACGACGCCGAGCGCGGCGCGCTGCTCTCGCTCGCCAAAGAGGCCAACCTCACGGGCTGGTGGCACAGTTACTCGGACGTCCTGCCCGGCTGGTTCCAGACATACATCGGTCTCGAGGGCGCGGCCTCGCTCATCCGCGTCTACGAAGTCCAGTTCGTGAACGGCCTGTTGCAGACCGAGGCGTACGCGCACGCGGTCGTCGCCCGTGGCATGAAGGGCGCGAGCCGGGCCGAGATCGACCGCCGCGTCGCCCTGCGCCTCGAACGCCAGAAGCTCCTCACCTCCGAGCACGCGCCCCGCTTCCACTGCGTCCTCGACGAGGCCGCGCTCCGGCGTCCGTACGGCGACCGCGAGGTGATGCGGGGACAGATCCAGCACCTCATCGAGATCTCCGAGCGCCCCAACGTCACCCTCCAGGTCATGCCGTTCAGCTTCGGCGGGCACGCCGGTGAGAGCGGCGCCTTCACCATGCTGAGCTTTCCGGAGTCCGACCTCTCGGACGTCGTGTACGTGGAGCAGCTCACCGGCGCCCTCTACCTCGACAAGGCGGAGGAAGTCGCCCAGTACGAGCGGGTGGTCGCGCAGCTGCAGAAGGACAGCCCCGATCCGGTCGGAAGCCGGGATCTTCTTCGCGGTCTGCTCCAACTCACCTGA
- a CDS encoding aldehyde dehydrogenase family protein: MSFFTDLAHQYIDGEWKAGSGSWDIIDFNPYDGEKLASITVATADEVDQAYRAAERAQRDWAETNPYARRAVFERALRIVEDREEEIGEAIVAELGGTRLKAAFELHLTKEFLREAIHLALRPEGRVLPSPDEGKENRLYRVPVGVVGVISPFNFPFLLSIKSVAPALALGNAVVLKPHQNAPVLGGSLVAKVFEDAGLPAGLLNVVITDIAEIGDAFLENTVPSVISFTGSDRVGRHVATVCASHFKRSILEMGGNSALIVLDDADIDYAVDAAVFSRFVHQGQVCMAANRILVDRSVLAEFTEKFVAKVAGLKVGDPADPATHIGPLINSSQADAVTAVVEQAVAAGAKALLQGRTDGNLVAPSVLTDLPEDSPVLTQEIFGPVALLLPFDGEDEAVRIANDTPYGLSGAVHTADTERGVRIAKRVRTGMIHVNDGTVHDEPIVPFGGEKSSGLGRLNGESTVDAFTTQKWISVQHGRSRFPF, from the coding sequence ATGTCCTTCTTCACCGACCTGGCTCATCAGTACATCGACGGGGAGTGGAAGGCCGGGTCGGGTTCCTGGGACATCATCGACTTCAATCCGTACGACGGGGAGAAGCTGGCGTCCATCACGGTCGCCACGGCGGACGAGGTCGACCAGGCCTACCGCGCGGCCGAGCGGGCGCAGCGGGACTGGGCGGAGACGAACCCCTACGCGCGCCGTGCCGTGTTCGAGCGTGCCCTGCGGATCGTCGAGGACCGCGAGGAGGAGATCGGCGAGGCCATCGTCGCCGAGTTGGGCGGCACCCGCCTCAAGGCCGCCTTCGAGCTCCACCTCACCAAGGAGTTCCTGCGCGAGGCCATCCATCTCGCCCTGCGCCCCGAGGGCCGCGTCCTGCCGTCCCCGGACGAGGGCAAGGAGAACCGTCTCTACCGCGTCCCGGTCGGCGTGGTGGGCGTCATCAGCCCCTTCAACTTCCCGTTCCTCCTGTCGATCAAGAGCGTCGCTCCCGCCCTCGCCCTCGGCAACGCCGTGGTGCTGAAGCCGCACCAGAACGCGCCGGTGCTCGGCGGCAGCCTGGTGGCCAAGGTCTTCGAGGACGCGGGCCTGCCGGCCGGCCTGCTCAACGTGGTGATCACGGACATAGCCGAGATAGGCGACGCCTTCCTCGAGAACACCGTGCCGAGCGTCATCTCCTTCACCGGCTCGGACCGCGTGGGCCGGCACGTCGCGACGGTCTGCGCCTCGCACTTCAAGCGCTCCATCCTGGAGATGGGCGGCAACAGCGCGCTGATCGTCCTGGACGACGCCGACATCGACTACGCGGTCGACGCGGCGGTCTTCAGCCGCTTCGTGCACCAGGGCCAGGTCTGCATGGCCGCCAACCGCATCCTCGTGGACCGGTCCGTGCTGGCGGAGTTCACCGAGAAGTTCGTCGCCAAGGTCGCGGGCCTGAAGGTCGGCGACCCGGCCGACCCCGCCACCCACATCGGCCCGCTCATCAACTCCTCGCAGGCGGACGCCGTCACGGCTGTGGTCGAGCAGGCCGTCGCGGCCGGCGCGAAGGCGCTGCTGCAGGGGCGCACCGACGGCAACCTGGTCGCCCCCTCGGTCCTCACCGACCTCCCCGAGGACTCCCCGGTCCTCACGCAGGAGATCTTCGGCCCCGTCGCCCTGCTGCTGCCCTTCGACGGCGAGGACGAGGCGGTCCGCATCGCCAACGACACTCCGTACGGGCTGAGCGGCGCCGTGCACACCGCCGACACCGAGCGCGGCGTACGCATCGCCAAGCGCGTCAGGACCGGCATGATCCACGTGAACGACGGCACCGTGCACGATGAGCCGATCGTGCCGTTCGGCGGCGAGAAGAGCAGCGGCCTCGGACGGCTGAACGGTGAGTCGACGGTGGACGCGTTCACCACGCAGAAGTGGATCTCGGTGCAGCACGGCAGGTCGCGCTTCCCGTTCTGA
- a CDS encoding DinB family protein, with product MVTHVSAEAHGDERGALIAFVEAQRGGVRRSVIGLTDEQAKARPSASELTLGGLVKHVAEVELNWLRMAQRKPNERARTQETWGEGFRLVEGETLAETLAFWDGVARETEAFIREVPSLDDTFPLPDAPWFPKDGAVSMRWLMLHLVEEIGRHAGHADIIRESLDGKTAFELVALERGYPSQN from the coding sequence ATGGTCACCCACGTCAGCGCGGAAGCACACGGCGACGAGCGCGGCGCCCTGATCGCCTTCGTGGAGGCACAGCGCGGCGGCGTCCGCCGCTCGGTCATCGGCCTCACCGACGAACAGGCGAAGGCCCGCCCGAGCGCCAGCGAGCTCACCCTCGGCGGCCTCGTGAAGCACGTCGCGGAAGTCGAACTCAACTGGCTCCGCATGGCGCAGCGGAAGCCCAACGAGAGGGCCCGCACGCAGGAGACATGGGGCGAGGGGTTCCGCCTCGTGGAGGGCGAGACGCTCGCGGAGACACTGGCGTTCTGGGACGGTGTCGCCCGTGAGACCGAGGCGTTCATCCGCGAGGTGCCGAGCCTCGACGACACCTTCCCGCTGCCCGACGCGCCGTGGTTCCCGAAGGACGGCGCCGTGTCGATGCGCTGGCTGATGCTGCACCTGGTCGAGGAGATCGGGCGGCACGCGGGCCATGCCGACATCATCCGGGAGTCGCTGGACGGGAAGACGGCCTTCGAGCTGGTGGCGCTGGAGCGGGGCTACCCTAGTCAAAATTGA
- a CDS encoding PadR family transcriptional regulator has protein sequence MSAIRLLVLGAVRQHGRAHGYQVRNDLEYWGAHEWSNAKPGSIYHALKQLAKQGMLRAHEVAPSTAGGPPRTEYEITEQGTEEFLTLLRESLTMYDQRPDILTAALGFMVDLPREEAVALLKERVRRMEEWRASVTEYYTPAEGPGQLGHIGEIMNYWVHSADTGAEWTKSLIARIEGGAYTFAGEGEPFVAVLADGQENPYATGDRTSPENS, from the coding sequence ATGTCAGCGATCCGGCTCCTTGTCCTGGGGGCCGTGCGTCAGCACGGCCGCGCCCACGGCTACCAGGTGCGCAACGACCTGGAGTACTGGGGCGCCCACGAGTGGTCCAACGCCAAGCCGGGCTCGATCTACCACGCCCTGAAGCAGCTGGCGAAGCAGGGCATGCTGCGCGCGCACGAGGTCGCCCCCTCCACGGCAGGCGGCCCGCCCCGCACGGAGTACGAGATCACGGAGCAGGGCACGGAGGAATTCCTCACCCTGCTCCGTGAGTCCCTGACGATGTACGACCAGCGGCCGGACATCCTCACGGCCGCGCTCGGCTTCATGGTGGACCTGCCGCGCGAGGAGGCCGTCGCTCTCCTCAAGGAGCGGGTGCGGCGCATGGAGGAGTGGCGGGCCTCCGTCACCGAGTACTACACACCCGCGGAGGGCCCCGGGCAGCTGGGGCACATCGGCGAGATCATGAACTACTGGGTGCACTCGGCCGACACGGGCGCCGAGTGGACCAAGAGTCTCATCGCCCGCATCGAGGGCGGCGCGTACACCTTCGCGGGCGAGGGCGAACCCTTCGTGGCCGTGCTCGCGGACGGACAGGAGAACCCGTACGCGACGGGGGACCGGACCTCCCCGGAGAACAGCTAA
- a CDS encoding ATP-binding cassette domain-containing protein — MTDAIVVEGAHKTYGRKKALNGLDLRVERGTVHGVLGPNGAGKTTAVRMLATLLRPDAGRVEVAGHDARRSPDEVRRRIGLLGQHAAVDEELSGRQNLDMFARLHHIGARHARVRADELLERFGLADTGRKAVKQYSGGMRRRLDLAASLVTDPEVLFLDEPTTGLDPRGRAEVWDSVRSLVGGGTTVLLTTQYLEEADQLADRMSVIDEGHVVAEGTADALKAKLGGDRIDVVVRDAAQLARAAAVLPPGATVDPDRRMASAPVTDRMEALTAVVRGLRDAGIDAEDVALRRPTLDEVFLSLTERTKEPV, encoded by the coding sequence ATGACGGACGCGATCGTCGTCGAGGGCGCACACAAGACGTACGGGCGGAAGAAGGCACTGAACGGCCTCGACCTGCGGGTCGAGCGCGGCACCGTGCACGGGGTGCTCGGACCGAACGGCGCGGGCAAGACCACGGCGGTGCGGATGCTCGCGACCCTGCTGCGGCCCGACGCGGGGCGCGTGGAGGTCGCGGGCCACGACGCGCGGCGCAGCCCCGACGAAGTGCGCAGGCGCATCGGGCTGCTCGGCCAGCACGCGGCGGTCGACGAGGAGCTGAGCGGCCGGCAGAACCTGGACATGTTCGCCAGGCTCCACCACATCGGCGCCCGCCACGCGCGCGTGCGGGCCGACGAGCTCCTGGAGAGGTTCGGTCTCGCGGACACCGGACGCAAGGCCGTCAAGCAGTACAGCGGCGGGATGCGGCGCCGCCTGGACCTCGCGGCGTCCCTCGTCACCGACCCCGAGGTGCTCTTCCTCGACGAGCCCACCACGGGCCTCGATCCGCGCGGTCGCGCGGAGGTGTGGGACTCGGTGCGCTCACTGGTCGGCGGCGGCACGACCGTGCTCCTGACGACGCAGTACCTGGAGGAGGCGGATCAGCTGGCCGACCGCATGTCGGTGATCGACGAGGGGCACGTCGTCGCGGAGGGCACGGCGGACGCCCTGAAGGCGAAGCTGGGCGGCGACCGCATCGACGTCGTGGTCCGGGACGCGGCCCAACTGGCCCGTGCGGCCGCTGTGCTGCCTCCCGGAGCCACGGTGGACCCGGACCGCAGAATGGCCTCCGCGCCCGTCACGGACCGCATGGAGGCCCTCACAGCCGTCGTGCGGGGCCTGCGGGACGCCGGCATCGACGCGGAGGACGTGGCGCTGCGCAGGCCCACGCTGGACGAGGTCTTCCTGAGCCTGACGGAACGTACGAAGGAGCCCGTGTGA